Proteins encoded together in one Burkholderiales bacterium window:
- a CDS encoding low molecular weight protein-tyrosine-phosphatase yields MGERKFATGVLFVCMGNICRSPTALAVFRQMLDEHGLADRVLADSAGTHDYHAGEPPDPRAIKAAAHRGYDLSGLRARVIRRQDFETFDYVLAMDRANLARLRELAPRRYVGKPRLFLEFSSLVPGGELPDPYCAGAEAFEKVLDLVEDAARGLLGEVARKLA; encoded by the coding sequence ATGGGTGAACGCAAGTTCGCCACTGGCGTGCTGTTCGTCTGCATGGGCAACATCTGCCGATCGCCGACTGCGCTCGCTGTGTTCAGGCAAATGCTGGACGAGCACGGGTTGGCTGACAGGGTGCTCGCCGATTCGGCCGGCACGCATGACTATCACGCGGGCGAGCCGCCAGACCCGAGGGCGATCAAGGCAGCCGCACACCGCGGCTATGACCTGTCGGGTCTGCGAGCCCGCGTGATTCGCCGCCAGGATTTCGAGACTTTCGACTACGTGCTCGCGATGGATCGGGCCAACCTTGCCAGGCTGCGCGAGCTTGCTCCAAGGCGCTACGTGGGCAAACCGCGTCTGTTTCTGGAATTCAGCAGCCTCGTTCCCGGCGGCGAACTGCCCGATCCGTACTGCGCGGGGGCGGAGGCGTTCGAGAAAGTTCTCGATCTGGTCGAGGATGCCGCTCGCGGGCTGCTGGGCGAGGTGGCGCGCAAGCTCGCTTGA
- a CDS encoding Rne/Rng family ribonuclease: MKRMLFNATHAEELRVAIVDGQKLLDLDIETAGKEQRKSNIYKGIVTRIEPGLEAAFVDYGAERHGFLPFKEVSRAYFQNPEADPARLRIQDALKEGQELIVQIDKDERGSKGAALTTFISLAGRYLVLMPNNPRGGGVSRRVEGEERNELREIIAQLPVPSGMSVIARTAGIGRTVDELSWDLNYLLQLWRAIETAAKQQSGAFLIYQEGSLVIRAIRDYFHQDIGEILIDTESIYEQARQFMSHVMPQNVNRVKLYKDDVPLFSRFQIEHQIETAYSRQVPLPSGGAIVIDHTEALVAIDVNSARATKGADIEETALRTNLEASDEIARQLRLRDIGGLVVIDFIDMESGKSQRDVENRLREALKYDRARVQTGKISRFGLLELSRQRLQTSLGESSHIPCPRCSGTGHIRSIESTALHILRIVQEEAMKENTAAVHAQVPIDVATYLLNEKRNEFHLMESRLKVNVLLIPNSHLETPNYLVTRLRHDELNQNDIVLPSYKLMNVPAEQVQTPLAAQKPEPVRPQAAVQGITPSQPAPVVRQEEAKTPSILQKILGWLTRGQVPKQTERARPQREVSPVRERHDQHRRERREGQWRERRGEPEARREPREQGRQRLQEETRRSEPRQPQRPARPEPAPAAIEQRLPGDRLDHEEGRARRRRRRGRGERREGMNAPGSQAPAQRREATAAPEAAPARAALPEQIRAPQPEPTTLAQASEARTPPIALAAESVAPPVAPAEQSLANAQPRASSAWKMEPIELPPDMVMVETRPDAVRPEPQNGDVQVPRAPRRSRPQPSEPVVTEEPLIQVETRRESQPASSDAA; encoded by the coding sequence ATGAAACGCATGTTGTTCAACGCGACGCACGCCGAAGAGTTGCGCGTCGCCATCGTCGACGGACAGAAGCTCCTCGACCTGGATATCGAAACAGCAGGAAAAGAGCAACGCAAGAGCAACATCTACAAAGGCATCGTTACCCGGATCGAGCCCGGCCTCGAGGCAGCCTTCGTCGACTACGGCGCCGAGCGCCACGGGTTCCTGCCCTTCAAGGAAGTCAGCCGCGCCTATTTCCAGAACCCGGAAGCCGACCCCGCCCGCCTGCGCATTCAAGATGCGCTGAAGGAAGGCCAGGAGCTGATCGTCCAGATCGACAAGGACGAACGCGGCAGTAAGGGCGCCGCGCTGACGACCTTCATCAGCCTCGCTGGCCGTTACCTTGTGTTGATGCCCAACAATCCGCGCGGTGGCGGAGTTTCACGCCGCGTGGAGGGCGAGGAGCGCAACGAGCTGCGCGAGATCATCGCCCAGCTGCCTGTCCCGTCTGGAATGAGCGTCATCGCGCGCACCGCCGGAATCGGCCGCACGGTCGATGAGCTGAGCTGGGACCTGAACTATCTGCTGCAACTCTGGCGCGCTATCGAGACGGCGGCCAAGCAGCAAAGCGGGGCGTTCCTGATCTATCAGGAAGGAAGCCTGGTCATCCGCGCGATCCGCGACTACTTCCACCAGGACATCGGTGAGATCCTGATCGACACCGAGTCGATCTACGAGCAGGCGCGGCAGTTCATGAGCCACGTGATGCCGCAGAACGTCAACCGGGTCAAGCTCTACAAGGACGATGTGCCGCTGTTCTCGCGCTTCCAGATCGAACACCAGATCGAAACCGCCTATTCGCGGCAGGTTCCCCTGCCTTCCGGCGGAGCAATCGTCATCGACCACACCGAAGCGCTGGTGGCGATCGATGTCAATTCCGCGCGGGCAACCAAGGGCGCCGATATTGAGGAAACGGCGTTACGCACGAACCTGGAGGCCTCGGACGAGATCGCGCGCCAGTTGCGCCTGCGCGACATCGGCGGGCTGGTAGTGATCGACTTTATCGACATGGAGAGCGGAAAGAGCCAGCGCGACGTCGAGAACCGATTGCGCGAAGCGCTGAAGTACGATCGCGCGCGCGTGCAGACCGGAAAGATCTCGCGCTTCGGGCTGCTCGAGCTGTCGCGCCAGCGGCTGCAGACCTCGCTGGGCGAGAGCAGCCATATCCCGTGTCCGCGCTGCAGTGGAACCGGACATATCCGCTCGATCGAATCCACCGCGCTGCACATTCTGCGCATCGTGCAGGAAGAGGCCATGAAGGAGAACACCGCGGCCGTACACGCGCAGGTACCGATCGACGTCGCTACTTATCTGCTCAACGAGAAGCGCAACGAATTTCATCTCATGGAGAGCCGGCTCAAGGTCAACGTGCTGTTGATTCCCAACAGCCACCTCGAGACGCCGAACTACCTCGTGACGCGGCTGCGTCATGACGAGTTGAACCAGAACGACATCGTTCTGCCGAGCTACAAGCTGATGAACGTGCCGGCGGAGCAGGTGCAAACCCCGCTCGCCGCGCAAAAGCCGGAACCCGTGCGTCCGCAGGCAGCCGTACAAGGTATCACCCCGTCGCAGCCGGCGCCGGTCGTGCGGCAGGAGGAAGCAAAGACTCCGTCCATCCTGCAGAAAATCCTTGGCTGGCTCACGCGCGGGCAGGTGCCGAAGCAAACGGAGCGGGCTCGGCCACAGCGCGAAGTCTCCCCGGTCAGGGAGCGGCACGACCAGCACCGCAGGGAGCGCCGCGAGGGTCAGTGGCGCGAGCGCCGGGGCGAGCCGGAAGCGCGCCGCGAGCCGCGTGAGCAGGGTCGTCAGCGTCTCCAAGAGGAAACCCGCAGGTCCGAGCCGCGCCAGCCGCAGCGGCCGGCGCGCCCGGAGCCGGCGCCAGCCGCGATCGAGCAGCGTCTGCCCGGAGATCGCCTGGACCATGAGGAAGGCCGCGCCCGGCGGCGGCGCCGGCGCGGACGCGGCGAGCGGCGGGAGGGCATGAACGCACCGGGATCTCAGGCGCCGGCTCAGCGCCGTGAAGCCACCGCAGCGCCCGAGGCAGCACCGGCTCGCGCAGCGCTGCCCGAGCAGATTCGGGCACCACAGCCCGAGCCGACGACCTTGGCTCAGGCAAGCGAAGCTCGGACACCCCCGATTGCCCTGGCCGCGGAGTCCGTCGCGCCCCCCGTCGCGCCAGCAGAGCAGTCCTTGGCGAACGCTCAGCCGCGCGCGTCGTCAGCCTGGAAGATGGAGCCAATCGAGTTGCCACCCGACATGGTGATGGTGGAAACGCGGCCGGATGCGGTAAGACCGGAGCCTCAGAACGGCGATGTGCAGGTACCGCGTGCGCCACGGCGGTCTCGGCCGCAACCATCTGAACCAGTCGTGACCGAGGAGCCGCTGATCCAAGTAGAAACCCGTCGCGAAAGCCAGCCGGCAAGCAGCGACGCGGCTTGA
- a CDS encoding RluA family pseudouridine synthase, whose amino-acid sequence MNGLSKGSVTWTEVDESSDQQRIDNFLLRTLKGVPKSHVYRILRSGEVRVNSHRVDAAYRLQVGDRIRIPPVRKGEPGKTVAVSRSLPPLAARALLEDDWLLAIDKPAGVAAHGGSGVSLGVIERLRLERPQLRFLELVHRLDRDTSGVLLLAKKRSALTALHAQLRQGGVEKRYLVLVVGRWNERSRSVALPLKKYLTRSGERRVVVDQSGMAAHTVFRLLSQWRGFSLLEAQLKTGRMHQIRVHLSHLGFPIVGDDKYGDFTVNRELSHTGVKRMFLHAARIVFRHPDSGQRVRIDSPLPADLQAFIDHLEAKGVAAPDNG is encoded by the coding sequence ATGAATGGCTTAAGTAAAGGTTCGGTGACTTGGACGGAAGTCGACGAGTCTTCCGACCAGCAGCGGATCGATAACTTCCTGCTGCGCACGCTCAAGGGCGTGCCCAAGAGCCACGTATACCGGATCCTGCGCAGTGGAGAAGTTCGGGTCAACAGCCACCGGGTCGATGCGGCCTATCGCTTGCAAGTCGGCGACCGGATTCGCATCCCGCCGGTACGAAAGGGTGAGCCGGGCAAGACCGTGGCCGTTTCCCGATCGCTCCCACCCTTGGCCGCACGGGCTCTGCTGGAGGATGACTGGCTGCTCGCGATCGACAAGCCGGCCGGGGTCGCCGCGCACGGTGGCAGCGGCGTGTCCCTGGGGGTCATCGAGCGGCTGCGACTGGAGCGGCCGCAACTGCGCTTTCTCGAACTGGTGCACCGCCTGGACCGGGACACATCCGGAGTGCTGCTGCTCGCGAAGAAGCGCAGCGCGCTCACGGCGCTACATGCACAGCTTCGTCAGGGCGGGGTGGAGAAGCGCTATCTGGTGCTCGTGGTGGGGAGATGGAATGAGCGCAGCCGCAGCGTGGCACTGCCGCTGAAAAAATACCTAACCCGTAGTGGCGAACGCCGGGTCGTCGTCGACCAGTCCGGCATGGCCGCTCACACGGTTTTCCGTCTGCTCAGCCAATGGCGTGGCTTCAGTCTGCTCGAGGCGCAGCTCAAAACCGGGCGTATGCACCAGATTCGGGTTCATCTCTCCCACCTCGGCTTCCCCATCGTGGGCGACGACAAGTACGGCGACTTCACCGTGAACAGGGAGCTGTCGCATACGGGGGTGAAGCGCATGTTTCTGCACGCCGCGCGCATCGTGTTTCGGCATCCAGACAGCGGGCAGCGGGTCCGGATCGACTCGCCATTGCCCGCCGACCTGCAGGCTTTCATCGACCATCTGGAGGCAAAGGGCGTTGCGGCGCCCGACAATGGCTAG
- a CDS encoding HAD-IA family hydrolase, with the protein MARRFDLLVFDWDGTLVDSAAHIVSSLQSACRDLDLPIPSERACRHVIGLGLQDAVRYVLPGLPQRRLAEVAQRYALHYQSGEDGLRPFPMVEEGLLRLQKAGHLLAIATGKSRRGLDRILATLGMRGHFVATRCADEGLPKPHPDMLQQLMQALSVPVARTLMIGDTTHDLLMALNAGASAVAVTYGAHPPQELARLSPLACVASFAQLLEWLENNA; encoded by the coding sequence ATGGCTAGGAGATTTGACCTGCTCGTGTTCGACTGGGACGGGACCCTGGTCGACTCGGCCGCGCATATCGTCTCCTCACTTCAGTCGGCTTGCCGCGATCTGGACTTGCCGATTCCTTCCGAGCGCGCCTGCCGGCACGTGATCGGGCTGGGGCTGCAGGATGCCGTGCGTTATGTCCTTCCTGGGCTGCCGCAGCGGCGCTTGGCCGAAGTTGCGCAGCGCTATGCCCTGCATTACCAGTCGGGTGAGGACGGCCTCAGGCCCTTTCCCATGGTCGAGGAGGGCTTGCTGCGCCTGCAAAAAGCCGGTCATCTGCTGGCAATCGCGACCGGCAAAAGCCGCCGCGGCCTCGACCGTATCCTGGCCACGCTCGGAATGCGGGGACACTTTGTCGCCACGCGATGCGCGGACGAGGGTTTGCCCAAGCCCCACCCGGACATGCTGCAACAGCTCATGCAAGCGCTGAGCGTGCCGGTCGCGCGCACCTTGATGATCGGGGACACGACTCACGATCTGCTGATGGCCTTGAACGCCGGCGCGAGTGCCGTCGCAGTGACCTATGGAGCGCATCCGCCGCAGGAGCTTGCACGCCTGTCGCCGCTTGCTTGTGTGGCCAGTTTTGCGCAGTTGCTGGAATGGCTGGAAAACAACGCCTGA